The proteins below come from a single Rhodococcus sp. WMMA185 genomic window:
- a CDS encoding DUF3566 domain-containing protein codes for MPPPQGHPPNQHTQSRQVTPPQAPGNRAPASGDRTVTPQASRGNPVPPWQREVQREPQTNLKRPVLGANAKQASHPEAQTTPAPAEGRPAVAKAPSGQDVQKPQSAQAPSQTAPTQDIQGQGMQQAPWAQNSGAPTQTATVQPAANPESMAATAAIGGEPGPATVGPVSQREAAKAKASAIDGPTRHINRDVLPQDLPDLSEAKHPLPADASADQKPKVVVAPQRVEEGGLRASVQIRRLDPWSTLKISSIISVSLFFVWMVAVGLLYLVLEGMGVWDRLNSAFTDIVADSSPEGLVTAGQVFGYAAVIGLSNMVLFTALATIGSFIYNLCSDLVGGVEVTLADRD; via the coding sequence GTGCCTCCGCCACAAGGGCACCCGCCGAATCAACACACTCAGTCGCGTCAGGTAACACCCCCGCAGGCTCCGGGTAACCGGGCGCCGGCGAGTGGCGATCGCACCGTCACTCCGCAGGCCAGCCGGGGAAATCCGGTTCCACCATGGCAGCGGGAAGTGCAGCGGGAACCGCAGACCAATCTGAAGCGCCCCGTTCTCGGCGCGAATGCCAAGCAGGCGTCACACCCGGAAGCGCAGACGACTCCGGCTCCCGCAGAGGGAAGGCCCGCTGTGGCGAAAGCGCCGAGCGGCCAAGACGTCCAGAAGCCGCAGTCGGCGCAGGCGCCTTCGCAGACCGCACCTACCCAGGACATCCAGGGGCAGGGCATGCAGCAGGCTCCGTGGGCGCAGAACTCGGGTGCTCCCACCCAGACCGCGACGGTGCAACCGGCGGCCAACCCGGAGTCGATGGCCGCTACGGCAGCTATCGGTGGGGAGCCTGGGCCCGCCACGGTTGGGCCGGTTTCGCAGCGGGAGGCCGCGAAAGCCAAAGCATCCGCGATCGACGGCCCCACCCGGCACATCAACCGTGATGTTCTTCCGCAAGATCTGCCGGATCTGTCCGAAGCCAAACACCCTCTTCCCGCCGACGCCTCGGCGGATCAGAAGCCAAAGGTGGTCGTGGCCCCACAGCGTGTCGAGGAGGGTGGGCTCCGGGCGTCGGTACAAATCCGCAGACTGGATCCGTGGTCGACGCTGAAGATCTCGTCGATCATTTCGGTGTCGCTGTTCTTCGTGTGGATGGTTGCAGTCGGCCTGCTGTACCTCGTCTTGGAGGGCATGGGGGTCTGGGACCGGTTGAACAGTGCGTTCACCGACATCGTCGCCGATTCCAGCCCCGAAGGTCTCGTGACGGCCGGGCAGGTCTTCGGATACGCGGCGGTCATTGGTCTGTCGAACATGGTGTTGTTCACCGCGCTCGCGACGATTGGTTCGTTCATCTACAACCTGTGTTCCGATCTGGTCGGCGGCGTTGAGGTGACGCTCGCGGACAGGGACTGA
- the gyrA gene encoding DNA gyrase subunit A, giving the protein MTDTTLPPEGPGHDRVEPVDIQQEMQSSYIDYAMSVIVGRALPDVRDGLKPVHRRVLYAMNDNGYYPTRGYVKSARPVAETMGNYHPHGDSSIYDTLVRMAQPWSMRYPLVDGQGNFGSRGNDGAAAMRYTECRLTPLAMEMLREIDEETVDFAPNYDGRTQEPTVLPSRIPNLLINGSGGIAVGMATNIPPHNLREVAEAIYWALENWEASEEETLTAVMELVKGPDFPTHGLIVGGQGIQDAYTTGRGSVRMRGVVEIEEDTKGRTTIVITELPYQVNPDNLITSIAEQVRDGKIAGISDIHDESSDRAGMRIIVTVKRDAVAKVVLNNLYKHTQLQTSFGCNMLSIVDGVPRTLRLDQMIRLYVTHQVEVIRRRTEFRLRKKEERAHILRGLVKALDALDEVIALIRASQTVEDARTGLMGLLEIDEIQAQAILDMQLRKLAALERQKIIDELAEIEREIADLKDILAKPERQRAIVRDELKEIVDKHGDDRRTRIIAADGDVSDEDLIAREDVVVTITETGYAKRTKTDLYRSQKRGGKGVQGAGLKQDDIVSHFFVSSTHDWLLFFTTKGRVYRAKAYELPEASRTARGQHVANLLAFQPDERIQSIIQIKTYEDAPYLVLATRNGLVKKSKLTDFDSNRSGGIVAVNLRGEDELVGAVLCSADDDLLLVSAKGQSIRFSATDEALRPMGRATSGVQGMRFNDDDELLSLNVVREGYLLVATSGGYSKRTPIEDYVPQGRGGKGVLTIQYDKKRGTLVGALIVNDDDELYAITSGGGVIRTPAKQVRKAGRQTKGVRLMNLGEGDNLLAIARNADEPDETEDNAESSGKGVKGS; this is encoded by the coding sequence ATGACTGACACAACGTTGCCGCCGGAGGGACCGGGGCACGACCGCGTCGAGCCCGTCGACATTCAGCAGGAGATGCAGAGCAGCTACATCGATTACGCGATGAGCGTGATCGTCGGTCGTGCGCTGCCCGACGTGCGGGACGGACTCAAGCCGGTGCATCGCCGCGTGCTGTACGCGATGAACGACAACGGCTACTACCCGACCCGCGGCTACGTGAAGTCTGCGCGACCGGTCGCCGAGACGATGGGTAACTATCACCCGCACGGCGACTCTTCCATCTACGACACCCTCGTCCGTATGGCGCAGCCGTGGTCGATGCGGTATCCGCTCGTCGACGGACAGGGCAACTTCGGATCCCGCGGCAACGACGGCGCCGCGGCAATGAGGTACACCGAGTGCAGGCTGACTCCACTCGCCATGGAGATGCTCCGCGAAATCGACGAGGAAACAGTCGATTTCGCTCCGAACTATGACGGCCGTACCCAAGAGCCGACAGTTCTCCCCAGCCGTATCCCCAACCTGTTGATCAATGGTTCGGGCGGTATCGCGGTCGGTATGGCGACGAATATTCCGCCGCACAATCTTCGCGAGGTCGCCGAGGCCATCTACTGGGCACTCGAGAACTGGGAAGCAAGCGAAGAAGAAACCCTCACGGCCGTCATGGAATTGGTCAAAGGACCGGACTTTCCGACCCACGGCCTGATCGTCGGCGGCCAGGGTATCCAAGACGCCTACACCACCGGCCGGGGTTCGGTCCGCATGCGCGGGGTGGTGGAGATTGAAGAGGATACCAAGGGGCGCACCACAATTGTCATCACCGAACTGCCGTACCAGGTGAACCCAGACAACCTCATCACGTCGATTGCAGAGCAGGTGCGCGACGGCAAGATCGCTGGCATCTCCGACATTCACGACGAGTCCTCGGACCGCGCGGGGATGCGCATCATCGTCACCGTCAAGCGGGACGCGGTCGCGAAGGTCGTCCTCAACAACCTGTACAAGCACACCCAGTTGCAGACGAGCTTCGGCTGCAACATGCTCTCGATCGTCGACGGTGTGCCGCGTACGCTGCGACTCGATCAGATGATCCGGCTCTACGTCACCCACCAGGTCGAGGTCATCCGCAGGCGCACCGAGTTCCGGCTCCGCAAGAAGGAAGAGCGGGCCCACATCCTGCGAGGATTGGTCAAGGCACTCGACGCCCTCGACGAGGTCATCGCGCTGATCCGAGCGTCGCAGACAGTCGAAGACGCCCGGACGGGTCTGATGGGTCTGCTCGAGATCGACGAGATCCAGGCGCAGGCCATCCTCGACATGCAGCTGCGCAAGTTGGCTGCGCTCGAGCGTCAGAAGATCATCGACGAGCTCGCCGAGATCGAGCGTGAGATCGCAGACCTGAAGGACATTCTCGCCAAGCCGGAGCGGCAGCGCGCGATCGTCCGTGACGAGTTGAAGGAGATCGTCGACAAGCACGGCGACGATCGACGCACCCGAATCATCGCGGCCGACGGCGACGTCTCCGACGAGGATCTGATCGCCCGCGAGGACGTCGTAGTCACGATCACCGAGACCGGCTACGCCAAGCGCACCAAGACCGACCTGTACCGCTCACAGAAGCGCGGCGGCAAGGGGGTACAGGGCGCGGGTCTCAAGCAGGACGACATCGTCTCGCACTTCTTCGTCAGCTCGACGCACGATTGGTTGCTGTTCTTCACGACGAAGGGCCGCGTGTACCGGGCCAAGGCGTACGAATTGCCGGAGGCGAGCCGCACGGCACGCGGGCAACACGTGGCCAATCTGCTCGCGTTCCAGCCCGATGAACGCATCCAGAGCATCATCCAGATCAAGACGTACGAGGACGCACCCTATCTCGTCCTCGCGACGCGAAATGGTCTGGTGAAGAAGTCCAAGCTCACCGACTTCGACTCGAACCGCAGCGGCGGCATCGTCGCGGTGAACCTGCGCGGCGAGGACGAACTTGTGGGTGCGGTGCTCTGCTCGGCCGACGACGATCTGCTGCTGGTATCCGCGAAAGGGCAGTCGATTCGCTTTTCCGCCACGGACGAGGCGCTACGTCCGATGGGACGCGCCACCTCCGGCGTTCAGGGAATGCGGTTCAACGACGACGACGAACTGCTGTCGCTCAACGTAGTTCGTGAGGGTTACCTCTTGGTGGCGACGTCGGGCGGTTACTCGAAGCGCACCCCCATCGAGGACTATGTCCCACAGGGCCGCGGCGGCAAGGGTGTGCTCACGATTCAGTACGACAAGAAACGTGGCACTCTGGTCGGGGCACTCATCGTGAACGACGACGACGAGCTGTATGCGATCACGTCAGGCGGTGGCGTGATCCGTACCCCAGCCAAGCAGGTTCGCAAGGCGGGGCGGCAGACCAAAGGCGTTCGTCTGATGAACCTCGGTGAAGGCGACAACCTGCTCGCGATCGCCCGCAACGCCGACGAGCCCGACGAGACCGAAGACAACGCCGAGAGCAGCGGTAAAGGAGTTAAGGGGTCCTAG
- a CDS encoding MHYT domain-containing protein, with amino-acid sequence MSDGLQQFSMGTWIIALAAVTGFIGVFVGVASARKAATAANPRQRTLWLAWGALSIGGIGAWLPHYIAMVGFEVSGSVVRYNVLWIAISFVVPVAAAAAALLIVSPPTTKHRRSSATVEVGRLAAGAALLGAAFIGMHVAIVYSIEIQGSVNLGALLTVVAALIGFLIGAGIIWSIYALESRRQRLVAAVAVAVAVVTMHYAGMWGLTATVDTTVAHPDGLEVFSVLFPVFVLGMLVVTVPITALLMAPDRVAAEFELEADMLAAESLAAESLAAESRGRGFSLDGTGGSRGTV; translated from the coding sequence ATGTCGGATGGTTTGCAGCAGTTCTCCATGGGCACCTGGATCATCGCACTGGCCGCGGTAACCGGGTTCATCGGAGTCTTCGTCGGTGTCGCCAGTGCCCGCAAGGCGGCGACAGCGGCGAACCCGAGGCAGCGAACCCTGTGGTTGGCGTGGGGGGCACTGTCCATCGGCGGTATCGGCGCGTGGTTGCCGCACTACATAGCGATGGTCGGATTCGAGGTCTCCGGCAGCGTGGTGCGCTACAACGTCCTGTGGATTGCGATTTCCTTCGTGGTTCCCGTCGCGGCCGCCGCAGCAGCCTTGCTGATCGTCAGCCCGCCGACGACGAAGCACCGGAGATCGAGCGCAACGGTCGAGGTCGGTCGGCTCGCTGCGGGCGCGGCGCTCCTGGGTGCTGCATTCATCGGAATGCATGTGGCGATCGTGTACTCCATCGAGATCCAGGGCTCGGTGAACTTGGGCGCGCTCCTGACCGTCGTGGCCGCCTTGATCGGATTCCTGATCGGCGCGGGAATCATCTGGTCGATCTACGCTCTCGAGTCCCGCAGGCAGCGGCTCGTCGCGGCGGTTGCGGTGGCGGTAGCGGTGGTGACTATGCATTACGCCGGGATGTGGGGCCTGACCGCCACCGTTGACACGACGGTGGCACACCCGGACGGGCTCGAGGTGTTCTCGGTCCTGTTTCCGGTGTTCGTACTGGGCATGCTGGTGGTTACCGTTCCGATCACCGCGCTGCTCATGGCGCCGGACCGCGTCGCCGCGGAGTTCGAACTCGAGGCAGACATGCTCGCTGCTGAATCGCTCGCTGCTGAATCGCTCGCCGCCGAATCCCGGGGCCGAGGGTTCTCACTCGACGGGACGGGCGGCTCCCGCGGCACTGTTTGA
- a CDS encoding GTP-binding protein: MTSTKIVIAGGFGVGKTTLVGAVSEIVPLRTEALVTNASDGVDNLTATPEKGTTTVAMDFGRISLADDLVLYLFGTPGQHRFWFMWDDLIRGAIGAIVLIDTRRLDESFAAVDFFEARRLPFLVAINEFEDAPRYPVEDIRGALAISEDVPIIPIDARDRESAKRALVAITEYALTKLRTAAY, translated from the coding sequence GTGACCTCGACCAAGATCGTGATCGCCGGCGGGTTCGGCGTAGGCAAGACGACGTTGGTGGGGGCCGTCTCGGAGATCGTTCCTCTCCGTACCGAGGCGCTTGTGACCAACGCCAGCGATGGTGTCGACAACTTGACGGCCACACCAGAGAAGGGCACGACCACCGTCGCGATGGACTTCGGTCGTATCAGCCTGGCCGATGATCTGGTGCTTTACCTGTTCGGTACTCCCGGTCAGCACCGATTCTGGTTCATGTGGGACGACCTGATCCGGGGCGCGATCGGCGCGATCGTCCTGATCGACACCCGGCGGTTGGACGAGAGTTTTGCTGCGGTCGACTTTTTCGAGGCACGCCGACTTCCGTTCCTCGTCGCGATCAACGAGTTCGAGGACGCTCCGCGCTACCCGGTCGAAGACATTCGGGGGGCCCTGGCGATATCGGAGGACGTGCCGATCATCCCGATCGACGCTCGTGACAGGGAATCGGCGAAACGTGCATTGGTAGCGATCACCGAATACGCACTGACCAAGCTCCGCACGGCCGCGTATTGA
- a CDS encoding DUF742 domain-containing protein yields MDNPYSEPRGSNIVRPYSLTSGRTRPAVELALEALIQALPQSVDRHWELDDINAAIVALCQQSPSLAEIAARVGLPLGVARVLVADLVESGHLQILATLNEDSTDSERRELIERVLSGLREI; encoded by the coding sequence ATGGACAACCCCTATTCGGAGCCGCGCGGCTCGAACATCGTGCGCCCGTACTCGTTGACATCGGGTCGGACCCGGCCCGCGGTCGAACTCGCGCTCGAGGCATTGATCCAGGCTCTCCCACAGTCAGTGGACCGGCACTGGGAACTCGACGACATCAACGCGGCGATCGTCGCGTTGTGCCAGCAGTCGCCGTCCCTTGCCGAGATCGCCGCCAGGGTGGGGTTACCGCTCGGTGTGGCCCGGGTCCTGGTGGCCGACCTGGTCGAGTCTGGCCATCTGCAGATCCTGGCCACATTGAACGAAGACTCGACCGACTCCGAACGCCGTGAACTCATCGAAAGGGTCCTCAGTGGACTTCGCGAAATCTGA
- a CDS encoding roadblock/LC7 domain-containing protein, which produces MNTAQGPDVTRPLDWLVSNFASDVPGVSHAVLVSADGLLMAASSHLPIDRAEQLAAVTSGLASLSAGVSRLFEGGGVLQSVVEMQHGYLLLMSVGDGSHLATLTDSECDIGQVGYEMAILVDRVGTSVQATARTTQDL; this is translated from the coding sequence ATGAATACCGCTCAAGGCCCCGACGTCACACGACCCCTCGACTGGTTGGTGTCGAACTTCGCCAGCGACGTACCGGGCGTCTCCCATGCCGTGCTCGTATCCGCCGATGGCCTTCTGATGGCCGCCAGCTCCCATCTTCCAATCGACCGGGCCGAGCAGTTGGCTGCCGTCACCTCCGGCCTCGCAAGTTTGTCGGCCGGGGTGTCCCGTCTCTTCGAAGGCGGCGGGGTGCTTCAGTCGGTGGTCGAGATGCAGCACGGCTATTTGCTGCTCATGAGTGTCGGTGACGGCTCGCATCTTGCGACCCTGACCGATTCCGAGTGCGACATCGGACAGGTGGGCTACGAGATGGCGATCCTGGTCGACCGCGTCGGCACATCTGTGCAGGCCACCGCCCGCACAACACAGGACCTCTGA
- a CDS encoding sensor histidine kinase → MSEESPPRAKFWDIAGWGLRWKVTAVLAVPVTVAMVLGGLRVQAELSKAVHFTEAADWIAGVPDIVALEAAMGTVISGYTSRTLPEDDRKTAAGLMDKVSEHARNPELNPEIADAINQTVSDGRALLALMDSPGVATDLLAERHRTFSDGLTREVDDIVRQIDDSGVIDKGYLLSNAWQAQRKLFEQAMGNVAVLEAYVAPDGRERAREGELPTTAIVSAAGAESGLLDLLDPYYPPDDPRLEALRENIADRNTLVDEGLQEVARGGPLPVLQTRASLIESRDIYHELTSEAAQDIASTVQSRASETRSAALRDTAIVLGTLLTALVLALLVSRSLIGPIRRLRHGALKAARRDLPEAIEQIKASDDPRALSFEPVAVHSSEEIGQLARAVDDIHGQALRLAGEQAQLRLRINDMFETLARRSKSLVDQQLNLIENLEFEEKDPKRLESLFRLDHLAARMRRNGENLLILAGTRVRRSQSAPIALGDVLRAAISEVEDYQRVQVGATPEGALSGAVATDVVHLLAELVDNSLRASPPDTVVTFSFARAVDGGVLLEVADRGIGIPSNDLRAINERLASGGEVGTETARHMGLFVVSRLAKRHGLTVRLRSTFDTARSPGVTASIHIPNALIVTQEVGHTTGPLRKIPDPTPRSGIPATAPPGEPGRPPIAGNGLPVRAQPTASAPASPTPAPVAQVAPVPRAARVVSGNGLPQRQPGASGIAAGAGASAGRPTAQLNDVVNVRGSGAMPKLPVRRRQVTASEPAKREPRPAPATPQSPPAPATPEPRPVSVLPERQAEPAEPEPQSVPALPERQPAPVPPEPQLETGAEAERTADQSVPATESSSSDDRERVRHRYRTNSAKTASFFQSRVEPEPAEPPQRPAGTPIFADMVSDWLTDPTSEEGAPGVWQSAGDVGWSAAERISSTPVEVDPEIGLPKRNPGERLLPGTVEGAHNTATLRRVRDPETIRANLSRHQLGVRNGRATRLANRNSTEGD, encoded by the coding sequence ATGAGCGAGGAGTCGCCGCCCCGGGCCAAGTTCTGGGATATCGCGGGTTGGGGTCTGCGCTGGAAGGTCACTGCGGTTCTTGCGGTTCCCGTCACCGTTGCCATGGTGCTCGGCGGACTTCGAGTGCAGGCCGAGCTGAGCAAGGCCGTTCATTTCACCGAAGCGGCCGACTGGATCGCCGGCGTTCCGGACATCGTGGCCCTCGAGGCTGCAATGGGTACGGTGATCAGTGGTTACACCTCCAGGACTCTCCCTGAGGATGACCGGAAGACTGCGGCAGGGTTGATGGACAAAGTGTCCGAGCATGCCCGCAATCCCGAGCTGAACCCTGAGATCGCTGACGCCATCAACCAAACCGTCTCGGACGGTCGCGCACTCCTGGCTCTGATGGATTCACCAGGCGTCGCAACCGACCTTCTTGCCGAACGTCACCGCACGTTCTCCGACGGCCTCACCCGAGAAGTCGACGACATCGTGCGTCAGATCGACGACAGCGGTGTCATCGACAAGGGCTACCTGTTGAGTAATGCCTGGCAGGCGCAGCGCAAGCTCTTCGAGCAGGCGATGGGCAACGTTGCGGTTCTCGAGGCCTACGTTGCCCCGGACGGCCGCGAAAGGGCGCGTGAAGGCGAACTTCCCACCACGGCGATCGTCTCCGCTGCCGGTGCGGAATCGGGTTTGCTGGATCTCCTCGATCCCTACTACCCGCCGGACGACCCGCGTCTCGAGGCGCTGAGGGAAAACATCGCCGACCGGAACACCCTCGTCGACGAAGGTCTGCAGGAGGTGGCGCGTGGCGGTCCATTGCCTGTGCTTCAGACGCGAGCCTCGCTGATCGAGAGCCGCGACATCTACCACGAACTGACGAGCGAGGCTGCGCAAGATATTGCGTCGACCGTGCAAAGCCGTGCTTCCGAGACGCGGTCCGCTGCGCTGCGCGACACGGCGATCGTCCTCGGTACGCTGCTCACCGCTCTCGTTCTCGCGCTTCTCGTGTCGCGATCGCTGATCGGACCGATCCGTCGACTGCGGCACGGCGCCCTCAAGGCTGCCCGTCGCGATCTTCCCGAAGCGATCGAACAGATCAAAGCCAGTGACGACCCGCGCGCGTTGTCGTTCGAACCGGTGGCCGTGCACTCGTCCGAGGAGATCGGCCAGCTCGCCCGGGCTGTGGACGACATCCATGGGCAGGCACTGCGTCTCGCCGGCGAACAGGCCCAGTTGCGTCTGCGGATCAACGACATGTTCGAAACGCTGGCGCGCCGAAGTAAGTCGCTCGTCGACCAGCAGTTGAACCTCATCGAGAATCTCGAGTTCGAGGAGAAGGACCCGAAGCGACTCGAAAGCCTCTTTCGGCTCGACCACCTCGCGGCGCGTATGCGCCGAAACGGTGAGAACCTTCTGATCCTCGCCGGTACCCGTGTGCGTCGTTCACAGTCCGCGCCGATTGCACTCGGCGATGTGTTGCGCGCTGCGATCTCCGAGGTGGAGGACTACCAGCGGGTGCAGGTGGGTGCTACCCCGGAAGGTGCCCTCAGCGGCGCCGTCGCCACCGACGTCGTCCATCTCCTCGCCGAACTCGTCGACAACTCGCTTCGGGCTTCGCCGCCGGACACCGTGGTGACGTTCAGTTTCGCGCGTGCCGTGGACGGTGGTGTGCTGCTCGAGGTCGCGGACCGCGGAATCGGCATACCATCCAACGACCTGCGCGCAATCAACGAGCGCCTCGCGTCGGGTGGTGAGGTCGGTACCGAGACCGCGCGCCACATGGGGTTGTTCGTGGTGAGCCGGCTGGCGAAGCGGCACGGTCTCACCGTGCGCCTGCGGTCCACGTTCGATACCGCACGTAGCCCCGGCGTGACCGCCAGCATCCACATTCCGAACGCGTTGATCGTGACGCAAGAGGTAGGTCACACGACCGGCCCGCTGCGCAAGATACCCGACCCGACCCCGCGTAGCGGTATTCCGGCGACGGCTCCGCCGGGGGAACCGGGACGCCCACCGATCGCGGGCAACGGTCTGCCGGTTCGCGCTCAGCCAACGGCTTCTGCTCCGGCCTCGCCGACCCCTGCCCCCGTAGCTCAGGTAGCCCCGGTACCGCGCGCTGCCAGGGTGGTATCGGGCAACGGTCTGCCGCAACGCCAGCCTGGTGCCAGCGGTATCGCGGCCGGTGCGGGAGCCTCTGCCGGCCGCCCCACCGCGCAACTGAACGACGTGGTGAATGTCCGTGGGTCCGGCGCGATGCCGAAGCTGCCCGTGCGGCGGCGTCAGGTAACCGCATCTGAGCCGGCCAAGCGAGAGCCGCGCCCGGCACCTGCGACGCCGCAGTCGCCCCCGGCACCTGCGACGCCGGAGCCGCGCCCGGTGTCCGTGTTGCCGGAGCGCCAGGCGGAACCGGCCGAGCCGGAGCCGCAGTCGGTGCCCGCGTTGCCGGAGCGGCAGCCGGCGCCCGTGCCGCCGGAGCCACAGCTCGAGACCGGGGCAGAAGCGGAGCGCACCGCCGATCAGTCGGTGCCGGCGACCGAGTCTTCGAGCAGTGACGACCGGGAGCGGGTGCGCCACCGCTACCGCACCAACTCGGCGAAGACGGCCTCGTTCTTCCAGTCGCGTGTCGAGCCGGAACCGGCGGAGCCGCCCCAACGTCCCGCCGGCACTCCGATTTTCGCCGACATGGTGTCGGATTGGCTGACCGATCCGACCAGTGAAGAAGGTGCACCGGGCGTATGGCAGTCGGCCGGTGATGTCGGTTGGTCAGCCGCGGAACGGATCAGTTCGACGCCCGTCGAGGTCGATCCCGAAATCGGTTTGCCCAAGAGGAACCCCGGTGAGCGATTGCTTCCCGGCACCGTCGAAGGTGCCCACAACACGGCGACACTGCGTCGTGTGCGTGACCCTGAGACAATTCGCGCCAACCTCAGTCGGCACCAGCTTGGCGTACGAAACGGCAGGGCCACGAGGCTCGCGAATCGCAACAGCACTGAAGGAGATTGA
- the gyrB gene encoding DNA topoisomerase (ATP-hydrolyzing) subunit B produces MAAQKSDIKNPNKDYGASSITVLEGLEAVRKRPGMYIGSTGERGLHHLIWEVVDNSVDEAMAGHASKVEITLLEDGGVQVVDDGRGIPVGMHASGIPTVEVVLTQLHAGGKFDSDSYAVSGGLHGVGISVVNALSSRLEVDINRDGYNWNQSYVDSKPGELVKGDATKETGTTVRFWSDPNVFETTVYNFETVARRLQEMAFLNKGLTITLTDERVSAAEVTEDVVSQVADAPMSAEDESAQAEAAATPKVKTRVYHYPGGLEDYVRHINRTKAPIHNSVVGFTAKGTGHELEVAMQWNSGYSESVHTFANTINTHEGGTHEEGFRSALTATVNKYALDKKLLKDKDPKLTGDDIREGLAAIISVKVGEPQFEGQTKTKLGNTEVRSFVQKASNEHLSHWFESNPADAKTIVNKAVSSAQARVAARKARELVRRKSATDLGGLPGKLADCRSNDPRKSEIYIVEGDSAGGSAKSGRDSMYQAILPLRGKIINVEKARIDRVLKNTEVQSIITAFGTGIHDEFDIAKLRYHKIVLMADADVDGQHIATLLLTLLFRFMRPLVEQGHVFLAQPPLYKLKWQRNDPEFAYSDRERDALVQAGIEAGKKINKDDGIQRYKGLGEMNAKELWETTMDPSARVLRLVTLDDAAAADELFSVLMGEDVEARRSFITRNAKDVRFLDV; encoded by the coding sequence GTGGCTGCCCAGAAGTCAGACATCAAAAACCCCAACAAGGACTACGGCGCTTCGTCCATCACCGTCCTCGAAGGGCTCGAAGCAGTACGCAAGCGACCGGGCATGTACATCGGCTCCACCGGTGAACGCGGTCTGCACCACTTGATCTGGGAAGTGGTCGACAACTCGGTCGACGAGGCGATGGCAGGCCACGCCAGCAAGGTCGAGATCACCCTCCTCGAAGACGGTGGCGTCCAGGTCGTCGACGACGGTCGAGGCATCCCGGTCGGTATGCACGCCTCGGGTATCCCCACCGTCGAAGTCGTCCTCACCCAGCTTCACGCCGGTGGCAAGTTCGACTCCGATTCCTACGCCGTCTCCGGTGGTCTGCACGGTGTCGGTATCTCCGTCGTCAACGCGCTGTCCAGTCGGCTCGAGGTCGACATCAACCGCGATGGATACAACTGGAACCAGTCCTACGTCGATTCCAAGCCCGGCGAACTCGTCAAAGGTGACGCCACCAAGGAGACCGGAACTACGGTCCGATTCTGGTCGGATCCCAACGTCTTCGAGACCACGGTCTACAACTTCGAGACTGTTGCCCGGCGACTCCAGGAGATGGCCTTCCTGAACAAGGGCCTCACCATCACCCTGACCGACGAGCGCGTCAGTGCGGCAGAGGTCACCGAGGACGTGGTCAGCCAGGTCGCCGATGCGCCCATGAGCGCAGAGGACGAGTCGGCGCAGGCCGAGGCAGCGGCCACGCCGAAGGTGAAGACTCGCGTCTATCACTATCCGGGTGGGCTCGAGGACTACGTCCGGCACATCAACCGCACCAAGGCGCCGATCCACAACTCCGTCGTCGGCTTCACGGCGAAGGGAACCGGGCACGAACTCGAGGTCGCGATGCAGTGGAACTCGGGTTACTCGGAATCGGTGCACACCTTTGCCAACACCATCAACACCCATGAGGGCGGAACCCACGAGGAGGGCTTCCGCTCCGCGCTGACTGCCACGGTGAACAAGTACGCCCTGGACAAGAAACTCCTGAAGGACAAGGACCCGAAGCTCACCGGTGACGACATCCGTGAAGGTCTCGCGGCGATCATCTCGGTCAAGGTCGGTGAACCACAGTTCGAGGGTCAGACGAAGACGAAGCTCGGAAACACCGAGGTCCGGTCTTTCGTCCAGAAGGCGAGCAACGAGCACCTGTCGCACTGGTTCGAGTCGAACCCTGCAGATGCCAAGACGATCGTGAACAAGGCCGTGTCCTCGGCGCAGGCCCGTGTGGCCGCACGGAAGGCACGCGAACTCGTCCGGCGAAAGAGCGCCACCGACTTGGGCGGCCTGCCGGGCAAGCTTGCCGACTGCCGTTCCAACGATCCGCGCAAGTCCGAGATCTACATCGTGGAGGGTGATTCCGCCGGCGGTTCGGCCAAATCCGGTCGGGACTCGATGTACCAGGCGATCCTGCCGTTGCGCGGCAAGATCATCAACGTCGAGAAGGCCCGCATCGACCGCGTTCTGAAGAATACCGAGGTCCAGTCGATCATCACCGCGTTCGGTACGGGCATCCACGACGAGTTCGACATCGCCAAGTTGCGGTACCACAAGATCGTGCTGATGGCCGACGCCGACGTCGACGGTCAGCACATCGCGACGCTGCTGCTCACGCTGTTGTTCCGGTTCATGCGACCCCTCGTCGAACAGGGACACGTATTCCTGGCCCAGCCCCCGTTGTACAAGCTGAAGTGGCAGCGCAACGACCCCGAGTTCGCCTATTCGGATCGTGAGCGCGATGCGCTCGTCCAGGCAGGTATCGAAGCCGGCAAGAAGATCAACAAGGACGACGGCATCCAGCGTTACAAGGGTCTCGGCGAGATGAACGCCAAGGAACTGTGGGAGACCACGATGGATCCGTCGGCGCGTGTGCTGCGCCTGGTGACACTCGACGACGCGGCGGCAGCAGACGAGCTGTTCAGCGTGCTCATGGGTGAGGACGTCGAGGCCCGCCGGAGCTTCATCACCCGCAACGCGAAGGACGTCCGCTTCCTCGACGTCTAG